The following are encoded in a window of Megachile rotundata isolate GNS110a chromosome 2, iyMegRotu1, whole genome shotgun sequence genomic DNA:
- the LOC100883420 gene encoding uncharacterized protein LOC100883420 isoform X2 produces MRLTVTNGGLTATTKDHGLTEYWAHRVTYCTAPASHPRLFVWVYRHEGRRLRPELRCHAALCNKESTARRLASTLNTRLQQALLEFRRDKVSRQNARLSLASALYENPSLPRRKLLLSTGGQNYRPPLERSKSAPKLSAIEEDIVAEEIEQQRILEELRTLENVARSWQDQDSWRLARLLDALNRESSDENGSISSGCETASTATSEERAPGPEDHHATGDGREQRTDRRVMFSDESIVRGAGPRRNSEGSPNFMTCAGSPRFHRRNVVIGRKRFPSRNEEDESMEEEDEEIEETATHVFDFEDVEDFDDVVDYRPRGEILRRLEDPQERERRTMEKYPGRMSEELLQNDESPFLTLDSLDEEVDSDESGYVEAPPKSLLGPDDRKEDDESNNNVEVNKGPKESQDLLRSKLEASKEKLEEKKEEEDSKDTKEKSDFIKCPISETIKKLANASLKSSKSLEMTTNNCLKALNNLKTSKSFDGVKTIEIDGESPSLHQRKQLLAQQGVIV; encoded by the exons ATGAGGTTGACGGTCACGAACGGCGGTTTGACCGCCACGACGAAGGATCACGGTCTTACGGAGTACTGGGCCCATAGGGTGACCTATTGCACGGCACCAGCTTCCCACCCGCGCCTATTCGTCTGGGTATATCGTCACGAGGGACGCAGGTTGAGGCCCGAGCTCAGGTGCCACGCGGCCTTATGCAACAAGGAATCTACCGCCAGAAGGCTGGCCTCGACATTGAACACTAGGCTACAACAAGCGCTTCTGGAATTCCGACGGGACAAGGTCTCCAGACAAAATGCTAG ATTATCCCTAGCAAGTGCTCTGTACGAGAACCCATCGTTACCACGACGGAAGTTGCTCCTCAGCACCGGAGGCCAGAACTACCGACCTCCGCTAGAGAGGTCAAAAAGCGCGCCAAAATTATCAGCGATCGAGGAGGACATAGTTGCCGAGGAGATAGAGCAGCAACGAATCCTCGAAGAGCTGAGAACCTTGGAAAATGTGGCGCGTAGCTGGCAGGACCAAGACAGCTGGAGACTTGCTCGTCTGCTTGATGCCTTGAATCGAGAGTCCTCCGACGAAAATGGCAGTATATCGAGTGGTTGTGAGACTGCCAGCACTGCGACTAGCGAGGAGAGAGCTCCTGGTCCGGAGGATCATCACGCTACAG GTGACGGAAGGGAGCAACGAACGGATCGAAGAGTGATGTTCAGCGACGAGAGCATCGTAAGAGGTGCGGGTCCCCGAAGAAACTCCGAGGGTTCACCGAACTTCATGACCTGCGCCGGAAGTCCCCGTTTTCACCGTCGCAACGTGGTCATCGGTCGGAAGAGGTTTCCCTCCCGAAACGAGGAGGACGAATCGATGGAAGAAGAAGACGAGGAGATAGAGGAGACAGCCACCCACGTATTCGACTTCGAGGACGTCGAGGACTTCGACGACGTGGTGGATTACCGACCGAGAGGCGAGATATTGCGCAGGCTGGAGGACCCTCAAGAACGAGAGAGACGGACCATGGAGAAGTACCCAGGCAGAATGAGCGAGGAACTGCTGCAAAACGACGAATCTCCTTTTTTGACGTTGGATTCCTTGGACGAGGAGGTGGACAGCGACGAGAGCGGATACGTGGAAGCTCCGCCGAAGTCCCTGCTGGGTCCCGACGACCGCAAAGAGGACGACGAGAGCAACAATAACGTCGAGGTGAATAAAGGTCCCAAGGAATCACAGGACCTGCTCAGATCGAAACTCGAAGCTTCCAAAGAGAAACTcgaagagaagaaagaagaagaggacTCGAAGGACACGAAAGAGAAAAGCGACTTCATCAAGTGTCCCATCTCGGAGACCATCAAGAAACTGGCTAACGCCTCCCTCAAGAGCTCCAAGTCCTTGGAGATGACCACCAACAACTGTCTCAAAGctctgaataatttaaaaacgtcCAAGTCCTTCGACGGTGTTAAAACCATCGAGATCGATGGCGAGTCACCCAGTCTTCATCAAAGGAAACAGCTGTTGGCTCAACAGGGTGTCATCGTTTGA
- the LOC100883420 gene encoding uncharacterized protein LOC100883420 isoform X1 — MKTMGDVVADPVDEENDTSGSGQNAITGKEFGQKTLRSLKRGLGRLWRRHRGNASITEYDPCYKVAYLGNVLTGWAKGEGCVEKPVSTLWRNYVSSSRPDVSMRLTVTNGGLTATTKDHGLTEYWAHRVTYCTAPASHPRLFVWVYRHEGRRLRPELRCHAALCNKESTARRLASTLNTRLQQALLEFRRDKVSRQNARLSLASALYENPSLPRRKLLLSTGGQNYRPPLERSKSAPKLSAIEEDIVAEEIEQQRILEELRTLENVARSWQDQDSWRLARLLDALNRESSDENGSISSGCETASTATSEERAPGPEDHHATGDGREQRTDRRVMFSDESIVRGAGPRRNSEGSPNFMTCAGSPRFHRRNVVIGRKRFPSRNEEDESMEEEDEEIEETATHVFDFEDVEDFDDVVDYRPRGEILRRLEDPQERERRTMEKYPGRMSEELLQNDESPFLTLDSLDEEVDSDESGYVEAPPKSLLGPDDRKEDDESNNNVEVNKGPKESQDLLRSKLEASKEKLEEKKEEEDSKDTKEKSDFIKCPISETIKKLANASLKSSKSLEMTTNNCLKALNNLKTSKSFDGVKTIEIDGESPSLHQRKQLLAQQGVIV; from the exons ATGAAGACGATGGGCGACGTGGTCGCGGACCCCGTGGACGAAGAGAACGACACCTCGGGCTCGGGGCAGAACGCGATTACAGGAAAGGAATTCGGTCAGAAGACGCTGAGGTCGTTGAAGAGGGGGCTAGGAAGACTCTGGAGAAGGCACAGGGGTAATGCCTCGATCACAGAGTACGACCCTTGTTATAAGGTCGCTTATCTTGGGAACGTTCTCACTGGATGGGCCAAGG GTGAGGGCTGCGTAGAGAAACCAGTGTCGACGTTATGGCGCAATTACGTTAGCAGCAGCAGACCGGACGTGTCGATGAGGTTGACGGTCACGAACGGCGGTTTGACCGCCACGACGAAGGATCACGGTCTTACGGAGTACTGGGCCCATAGGGTGACCTATTGCACGGCACCAGCTTCCCACCCGCGCCTATTCGTCTGGGTATATCGTCACGAGGGACGCAGGTTGAGGCCCGAGCTCAGGTGCCACGCGGCCTTATGCAACAAGGAATCTACCGCCAGAAGGCTGGCCTCGACATTGAACACTAGGCTACAACAAGCGCTTCTGGAATTCCGACGGGACAAGGTCTCCAGACAAAATGCTAG ATTATCCCTAGCAAGTGCTCTGTACGAGAACCCATCGTTACCACGACGGAAGTTGCTCCTCAGCACCGGAGGCCAGAACTACCGACCTCCGCTAGAGAGGTCAAAAAGCGCGCCAAAATTATCAGCGATCGAGGAGGACATAGTTGCCGAGGAGATAGAGCAGCAACGAATCCTCGAAGAGCTGAGAACCTTGGAAAATGTGGCGCGTAGCTGGCAGGACCAAGACAGCTGGAGACTTGCTCGTCTGCTTGATGCCTTGAATCGAGAGTCCTCCGACGAAAATGGCAGTATATCGAGTGGTTGTGAGACTGCCAGCACTGCGACTAGCGAGGAGAGAGCTCCTGGTCCGGAGGATCATCACGCTACAG GTGACGGAAGGGAGCAACGAACGGATCGAAGAGTGATGTTCAGCGACGAGAGCATCGTAAGAGGTGCGGGTCCCCGAAGAAACTCCGAGGGTTCACCGAACTTCATGACCTGCGCCGGAAGTCCCCGTTTTCACCGTCGCAACGTGGTCATCGGTCGGAAGAGGTTTCCCTCCCGAAACGAGGAGGACGAATCGATGGAAGAAGAAGACGAGGAGATAGAGGAGACAGCCACCCACGTATTCGACTTCGAGGACGTCGAGGACTTCGACGACGTGGTGGATTACCGACCGAGAGGCGAGATATTGCGCAGGCTGGAGGACCCTCAAGAACGAGAGAGACGGACCATGGAGAAGTACCCAGGCAGAATGAGCGAGGAACTGCTGCAAAACGACGAATCTCCTTTTTTGACGTTGGATTCCTTGGACGAGGAGGTGGACAGCGACGAGAGCGGATACGTGGAAGCTCCGCCGAAGTCCCTGCTGGGTCCCGACGACCGCAAAGAGGACGACGAGAGCAACAATAACGTCGAGGTGAATAAAGGTCCCAAGGAATCACAGGACCTGCTCAGATCGAAACTCGAAGCTTCCAAAGAGAAACTcgaagagaagaaagaagaagaggacTCGAAGGACACGAAAGAGAAAAGCGACTTCATCAAGTGTCCCATCTCGGAGACCATCAAGAAACTGGCTAACGCCTCCCTCAAGAGCTCCAAGTCCTTGGAGATGACCACCAACAACTGTCTCAAAGctctgaataatttaaaaacgtcCAAGTCCTTCGACGGTGTTAAAACCATCGAGATCGATGGCGAGTCACCCAGTCTTCATCAAAGGAAACAGCTGTTGGCTCAACAGGGTGTCATCGTTTGA